A window of Streptomyces profundus genomic DNA:
TTCCACGCCCCTTGGCGCGCTGGCGGGCGCCAACTCGGGGGTGACCAGCACGAACCCGGGTAGCACCGGCAGGCCCGACGCGTGCGCTCGGGACAGGTGCGCCGCCTTTCCGCCGACCACCTTCGGGTCCCTGGCGGGGACGGTGTCCAGTGCCACCACCGCGAGCTGGTCCGCGCTGCGCGCCACGGCACACCTCCTCCCGAGCCTCAGCGTCCCCGCAGGTGCCGGGCGCCGCCAGCCGGGTGGCCCGTTCAGTTGAGCCGCTGGTCCGCCCGGGGCGCGGCGATTGTCAGTGGGTGCTGGTTGACTACGCAGCGTTAAGGGTGGCCTACTGAGAGGAGTCAGTCATGGGAGGTCGGTTCCGCTGGTGCCGAGGGTCGGATCCCCGTTCGTCGGCTGTTCGCCGGTTCTTCCGCTGGGCGTGGTCAGTGCGGCCCCGGGGGGCGCGGCTGGGCCGCGCGGTGCCGGAAGACATGCCGGTAGGTGGCGGGGGAGACGGTGGTGGTGCGCCGGAAGTGGTGCCTGAGATTGGGCGCGGTGCCGAAACCGGCCCGGTGCGCGATCGTCTCCACCGACGCGTCCGTCGTCTCCAGCAACTCCTGTGCCAGGCGCACGCGTTCCTGAGACAGCCAGCGCAGCGGGGTGGTGCCCAGCGTGTCGCGGAAGCGGCGCGCGAAGGTGCGCTCGCTCAGGCCGGCGACCCGGGCCAGCCGGGACACCGTGAGCGGCTGGTCGAGGCGCTGTCTCGCCCAGTCCAGGACCGGGGCGAGCCCACCGCTGCCGGCCCTGACGCGCACCCGGGGCGTGGCGTACTGGATCTGCCCGCCCTCCCGGTGCGGCGGGACCACCATCCGGCGGGCCACCTCGTTGGCCACCGCCGAGCCCAGGTCGCCGCGTACGAGGTGCAGACAGAGGTCGATGACGGAGCCGGTGCCCGCCGAGGTCAGGATGTCGCCCTCGTCGATGTAGAGCGGCGCCGGGTCGAAGTCCACGGCGGGGTAGCGGTGGGCGAAGTCCGTGGCGTTCATCCAGTGCGTGGTGGCCCTGCGGCCGTCCAACAGGCCGGCGGCGGCCAGCACGTAGGCGCCGGCGCAGAGAGAGACCACGCGGCGGCCGAGGCGGTGCGCCTCGCGCACGGCCGCCACCAGCTCCCCGGGCGGTTCGAGCTGACGGCTTCTGGAGCATGCGGAGACCACCACGGTGTCGGCCTCGGTGAGGCTCTCCAGACCATGCGAGGTGGGCACGATCAGCCCGTTGGCGGTGCGCAGTTCGCCGGGCTCTCCGGCACAGAGCCGCAGCTCGTACCACGGGTCCGCCAGATCGCTGCGATCCAGCCCGAACACCTCGCAGGGAACGGCCAGTTCGAAGTCCGGAGTGCCGTCCGTGACGGCCAGCGCCACGACATGCCGCTGGGGACGGCGCCGGCGGCCCGGGGCGCGGTGGGAGGGCGTGAGCGGGGAGGATCCGGGGGGTCCGGGGGATCCCTGGAATTCGGAGAACTCGGCCATGGCAGGAATTTAGCGCTGGTCGCCGTTTCTGCCACTGGTCGCGCCGGAGGTGCGGCAGAAGGCTGTCCCCATGACTGCGGAACAGAGCGAAGTCCGGGCTCCTGCGGGCCGACTGAGCATGACCCAGGGCACGGGGATGTGTGTGGGTGCCGTGCTGGGCACG
This region includes:
- a CDS encoding helix-turn-helix domain-containing protein, coding for MAEFSEFQGSPGPPGSSPLTPSHRAPGRRRRPQRHVVALAVTDGTPDFELAVPCEVFGLDRSDLADPWYELRLCAGEPGELRTANGLIVPTSHGLESLTEADTVVVSACSRSRQLEPPGELVAAVREAHRLGRRVVSLCAGAYVLAAAGLLDGRRATTHWMNATDFAHRYPAVDFDPAPLYIDEGDILTSAGTGSVIDLCLHLVRGDLGSAVANEVARRMVVPPHREGGQIQYATPRVRVRAGSGGLAPVLDWARQRLDQPLTVSRLARVAGLSERTFARRFRDTLGTTPLRWLSQERVRLAQELLETTDASVETIAHRAGFGTAPNLRHHFRRTTTVSPATYRHVFRHRAAQPRPPGPH